CGACGCCACTTCGTCAGGCGTCGGTTGAGCAGATCGAGGTCGTGCACCTCTCCCATCATCAGCTGAAAAGCCTTCATCGAGTCGAGCTGCGCCTTCCCCACGCCCACCAGCACAGGCTGCAGCACCTCGACCAGGTAGCGGAAGCGCTTGAACGCGACACGCAGCGAATGAACGGTATCGAGATCTGAGACATCGAGCGCACGACGACGATCGATGAGACGCGAGAAGCGACGATCGACCGCTTCGAGCAGCGTGGCGCGATGCCGCGCGACGAGCAGCGCGCTCGACAAGGCAAGCAGCGCCTCGCCCGCGACGAGCTCGAACGTCTTCTGAAGCGAGGCCATGTCGATACCGCTCAGCCAGCCGCCCACCTTGGCCTCGAGCTTCTTCTCGCGCGCAACGAGACGCGCACGCAAGCCCGCGAGATCGCGGTGGCGCTGCGCGAGACTCGCAACCGCCTTGCGCTGCACGTACGCGTCGCGCACATCGCCCAGACGTCTGAGCAGCCGCTTCACGTGCTTTCGCAAGGTACGCTCAGCCTTTCCACCGACCAGAACCTCGACCAGTGACACCACCGAGTCGAGGCGGCGCAGCGCCACGCGCAGATCGTGAACCCTGCGCCCCCCCGGCTTCTTGCGCGCCGCCGCGAAGGCGCGACCCAGAACGACCCAGCGATCTTCGAGCGTGCGAACAAGGACCTCGCCGAGGCCTTCAACCGGGGCAGCCACCAGCGAAGGTGTCGCAGGGCGCGTCATGACGATACTCCTGTGCGGACGCATCGGTCTGTGCACGGGCGATGCGCCGCGAGCGCCTGTGAGCCTGCGCGTGACCCGCGTCTCAGCGCAACACCCTCCGACCGTCGCAGCGTGTTCAATCGACCACGATCTCCACGCCGTAGATCTCCTCGAACAGCGACGCCTTTCGTCCCACCGCCCACTTCTCGAGCAACAGGTCGCCTTCTCCGCGAAGGCGCAAGCGCATGCGCGGGCGCTTGAGATCGACACTCACCTCGGAGACCTTGCCGCCGTGCTCGGCATCGAGCGCGTCAGCCAGGCGCAATAT
The nucleotide sequence above comes from Pseudomonadota bacterium. Encoded proteins:
- a CDS encoding CHAD domain-containing protein encodes the protein MRPHRSIVMTRPATPSLVAAPVEGLGEVLVRTLEDRWVVLGRAFAAARKKPGGRRVHDLRVALRRLDSVVSLVEVLVGGKAERTLRKHVKRLLRRLGDVRDAYVQRKAVASLAQRHRDLAGLRARLVAREKKLEAKVGGWLSGIDMASLQKTFELVAGEALLALSSALLVARHRATLLEAVDRRFSRLIDRRRALDVSDLDTVHSLRVAFKRFRYLVEVLQPVLVGVGKAQLDSMKAFQLMMGEVHDLDLLNRRLTKWRRRKARHSADLVSAHDEIGRRLLQKTDALMASVDDIHTFWNPSVLPSES